AGGGATCGCTCAACGGGATCGCGCTCCATTACCATCCCGCCACGGATCGCCCTGAAGGCCAGCAAAGGATGGGCTCGATTGAGTGGAATCAGATCCACTTTTCGCTTCAGCTTTGACTCCAGCTCAGCCCCGATCTCCAGTTCCAGCTTAAAGGATTTCTCATCGCTCAGGCTCTCGTCGAGATAGATCGCCACGTCCACGTCGCTATCTTTCCTTTCGAACCCTTCCGATACCGATCCGAACAGATATCCGAAGTTCACATTGGGGAAATCTCTCAGGACGGCCCCTATCCTCTTTATGATCTCATCCTTACCCAATTTCATCCTCCAGGAATCTTATGATCTCCCCAGCGAATTCGGTGAAATCCGAGGTATTGGATCTGAGGTTATTATAGACGATCTTCGGATCGATCTCAAGGTAGCGCTATCGTTCATGTATA
The genomic region above belongs to Candidatus Poribacteria bacterium and contains:
- a CDS encoding nucleotidyltransferase domain-containing protein, whose translation is MGKDEIIKRIGAVLRDFPNVNFGYLFGSVSEGFERKDSDVDVAIYLDESLSDEKSFKLELEIGAELESKLKRKVDLIPLNRAHPLLAFRAIRGGMVMERDPVERSLVVSRIMSRYYDFRHFFKFCKREIARRAREGEKR